A section of the Branchiostoma lanceolatum isolate klBraLanc5 chromosome 19, klBraLanc5.hap2, whole genome shotgun sequence genome encodes:
- the LOC136425230 gene encoding 26S proteasome non-ATPase regulatory subunit 9-like encodes MAATVSADDVKKLMARKDEIEEEIKTWQEVLESQKGVGMSGPLVDTEDFPRSDIDVYQVRTARHNIICLQNDHKAIMREIEEGLHHLHAQAREKGQGEKMDVRPENTDKLEPFARVDNVAAGGPASTAGLQVGDLVLQFGSVTPGNFTGLQNIAQVVQHSEGKTVPVKVLRGENTMNLGLRPQRWSGRGLLGCNIVPVT; translated from the exons atggcggcgaccgtCTCTGCAGACGATGTGAAAAAGTTGATGGCCAGAAAAGATGAAATTGAGGAGGAAATTAAGACATGGCAGGAGGTTTTAGAATCG CAAAAGGGAGTGGGCATGAGTGGACCGTTGGTTGACACAGAAGACTTTCCACGATCAGACATAGACGTGTACCAGGTCAGGACGGCAAGACACAACATCATCT GTTTGCAGAATGACCACAAGGCCATCATGCGTGAGATAGAGGAGGGACTGCATCACTTGCATGCCCAGGCCAGGGAGAAGGGTCAGGGGGAGAAAATGGACGTCCGACCGGAAAATACGGACAAGCTGGAACCCTTTGCCAGGGTGGACAATGTAGCTGCAGGCGGACCTGCTAGTACAGCT GGTCTTCAGGTAGGAGACCTGGTACTACAGTTTGGGTCAGTGACTCCAGGGAACTTCACAGGCCTACAGAACATAGCACAGGTTGTGCAGCATAGTGAGGGG AAAACGGTTCCAGTCAAGGTCTTGAGAGGAGAGAACACAATGAACCTTGGTTTGAGACCCCAGAGATGGTCTGGCAGAGGCCTCCTTGG GTGCAACATAGTTCCTGTGACTTGA
- the LOC136425398 gene encoding immunoglobulin superfamily member 11-like isoform X2, with amino-acid sequence MYVLRSSLLPACLLLAFLHLTGAQNQPVVTVTNSGNVQVFRTETANLNCSFASTVPLTVQSVSWYKLNEDGTQGAPFLVYVTNSPIQADANRLTELGLTDRVSFQSDSTSITIQETAQPDTGTFRCEVDPIFPGGGVASSVDTNLTVVVLPQVTIAQLPLTAYVQEDVTLTCQSGSFPGSTYNWTRVDGAALPGGATFYEGYELVLPKAVLSDAGQYRCVADNGYGTDTGTYLLTLHDRTTTKPPTQPPNPETTKAGGDEETPKPRTTDSTGLVVGLVLGLLAAIVLAAGIIYYCRNKGSGSSKKAEKKTKQQSAGSQRHADMEAGTGRPESWEAPKPRNDSPKKRTGVFDTTDVVGPADDDLDYSKQDIKPPGPDGKNGVHDKRNLDGYV; translated from the exons ATGTACGTCCTCCGGTCTTCCCTCCTCCCAGCGTGCCTTCTACTGGCCTTCCTACACCTCACAG GTGCACAGAACCAACCGGTGGTAACGGTCACAAATTCCGGCAATGTCCAAGTTTTCCGGACGGAGACAGCCAACCTCAACTGCAGTTTTGCGTCGACGGTACCTCTAACAGTGCAAAGTGTCAGTTGGTACAAGCTGAACGAAGACGGTACACAAGGAGCACCATTCCTAGTTTACGTCACCAACTCTCCCATACAAGCAGATGCCAATAGGCTGACAGAGCTCGGTCTGACAGATAGAGTCAGTTTTCAGTCAGACTCCACGTCCATAACCATCCAGGAGACGGCCCAGCCGGATACTGGCACCTTCCGTTGTGAGGTGGACCCGATCTTTCCAGGAGGAGGAGTCGCTTCATCTGTGGACACAAACTTGACTGTTGTTG TTCTGCCCCAAGTGACGATCGCCCAGCTGCCACTCACAGCGTATGTGCAGGAAGACGTCACTCTGACCTGTCAATCAGGCAGTTTCCCGGGATCTACATACAACTGGACAAG AGTGGACGGAGCAGCTCTACCAGGTGGAGCGACGTTTTACGAAGGGTACGAGCTGGTCCTACCGAAGGCCGTCCTGTCTGATGCCGGGCAGTACCGATGTGTGGCCGACAACGGCTACGGGACGGACACCGGCACATACCTGCTCACTCTGCACG ATAGAACAACCACCAAGCCACCCACACAACCGCCTAATCCAGAAACGACTAAAGCAG GCGGTGACGAGGAGACTCCCAAACCCCGGACGACAGACAGTACGGGGCTGGTGGTGGGGTTGGTGCTGGGTCTGCTGGCAGCCATAGTGTTGGCCGCCGGGATCATCTACTACTGTCGGAACAAGGGCAGTGGCAGCA gtaaaaaGGCAGAAAAGAAGACCAAGCAGCAGTCTGCGGGGTCCCAGAG GCATGCGGACATGGAAGCGGGAACGGGCCGTCCCGAGAGCTGGGAGGCGCCAAAACCCAGGAACGACTCACCCAAGAAGAGGACGGGGGTGTTCGACACCACTGATGTCGTG ggtcCGGCTGATGACGACTTGGACTATTCGAAACAGGACATCAAACCCCCGGGGCCTGATGGGAAAAATGGCGTCCACGACAAGAGGAATTTAGACGGATATGTTTAA
- the LOC136425398 gene encoding junctional adhesion molecule A-like isoform X3: MYVLRSSLLPACLLLAFLHLTGAQNQPVVTVTNSGNVQVFRTETANLNCSFASTVPLTVQSVSWYKLNEDGTQGAPFLVYVTNSPIQADANRLTELGLTDRVSFQSDSTSITIQETAQPDTGTFRCEVDPIFPGGGVASSVDTNLTVVVLPQVTIAQLPLTAYVQEDVTLTCQSGSFPGSTYNWTRVDGAALPGGATFYEGYELVLPKAVLSDAGQYRCVADNGYGTDTGTYLLTLHGGDEETPKPRTTDSTGLVVGLVLGLLAAIVLAAGIIYYCRNKGSGSSKKAEKKTKQQSAGSQSRHADMEAGTGRPESWEAPKPRNDSPKKRTGVFDTTDVVGPADDDLDYSKQDIKPPGPDGKNGVHDKRNLDGYV; the protein is encoded by the exons ATGTACGTCCTCCGGTCTTCCCTCCTCCCAGCGTGCCTTCTACTGGCCTTCCTACACCTCACAG GTGCACAGAACCAACCGGTGGTAACGGTCACAAATTCCGGCAATGTCCAAGTTTTCCGGACGGAGACAGCCAACCTCAACTGCAGTTTTGCGTCGACGGTACCTCTAACAGTGCAAAGTGTCAGTTGGTACAAGCTGAACGAAGACGGTACACAAGGAGCACCATTCCTAGTTTACGTCACCAACTCTCCCATACAAGCAGATGCCAATAGGCTGACAGAGCTCGGTCTGACAGATAGAGTCAGTTTTCAGTCAGACTCCACGTCCATAACCATCCAGGAGACGGCCCAGCCGGATACTGGCACCTTCCGTTGTGAGGTGGACCCGATCTTTCCAGGAGGAGGAGTCGCTTCATCTGTGGACACAAACTTGACTGTTGTTG TTCTGCCCCAAGTGACGATCGCCCAGCTGCCACTCACAGCGTATGTGCAGGAAGACGTCACTCTGACCTGTCAATCAGGCAGTTTCCCGGGATCTACATACAACTGGACAAG AGTGGACGGAGCAGCTCTACCAGGTGGAGCGACGTTTTACGAAGGGTACGAGCTGGTCCTACCGAAGGCCGTCCTGTCTGATGCCGGGCAGTACCGATGTGTGGCCGACAACGGCTACGGGACGGACACCGGCACATACCTGCTCACTCTGCACG GCGGTGACGAGGAGACTCCCAAACCCCGGACGACAGACAGTACGGGGCTGGTGGTGGGGTTGGTGCTGGGTCTGCTGGCAGCCATAGTGTTGGCCGCCGGGATCATCTACTACTGTCGGAACAAGGGCAGTGGCAGCA gtaaaaaGGCAGAAAAGAAGACCAAGCAGCAGTCTGCGGGGTCCCAGAG CAGGCATGCGGACATGGAAGCGGGAACGGGCCGTCCCGAGAGCTGGGAGGCGCCAAAACCCAGGAACGACTCACCCAAGAAGAGGACGGGGGTGTTCGACACCACTGATGTCGTG ggtcCGGCTGATGACGACTTGGACTATTCGAAACAGGACATCAAACCCCCGGGGCCTGATGGGAAAAATGGCGTCCACGACAAGAGGAATTTAGACGGATATGTTTAA
- the LOC136425398 gene encoding immunoglobulin superfamily member 11-like isoform X1, translating into MYVLRSSLLPACLLLAFLHLTGAQNQPVVTVTNSGNVQVFRTETANLNCSFASTVPLTVQSVSWYKLNEDGTQGAPFLVYVTNSPIQADANRLTELGLTDRVSFQSDSTSITIQETAQPDTGTFRCEVDPIFPGGGVASSVDTNLTVVVLPQVTIAQLPLTAYVQEDVTLTCQSGSFPGSTYNWTRVDGAALPGGATFYEGYELVLPKAVLSDAGQYRCVADNGYGTDTGTYLLTLHDRTTTKPPTQPPNPETTKAGGDEETPKPRTTDSTGLVVGLVLGLLAAIVLAAGIIYYCRNKGSGSSKKAEKKTKQQSAGSQSRHADMEAGTGRPESWEAPKPRNDSPKKRTGVFDTTDVVGPADDDLDYSKQDIKPPGPDGKNGVHDKRNLDGYV; encoded by the exons ATGTACGTCCTCCGGTCTTCCCTCCTCCCAGCGTGCCTTCTACTGGCCTTCCTACACCTCACAG GTGCACAGAACCAACCGGTGGTAACGGTCACAAATTCCGGCAATGTCCAAGTTTTCCGGACGGAGACAGCCAACCTCAACTGCAGTTTTGCGTCGACGGTACCTCTAACAGTGCAAAGTGTCAGTTGGTACAAGCTGAACGAAGACGGTACACAAGGAGCACCATTCCTAGTTTACGTCACCAACTCTCCCATACAAGCAGATGCCAATAGGCTGACAGAGCTCGGTCTGACAGATAGAGTCAGTTTTCAGTCAGACTCCACGTCCATAACCATCCAGGAGACGGCCCAGCCGGATACTGGCACCTTCCGTTGTGAGGTGGACCCGATCTTTCCAGGAGGAGGAGTCGCTTCATCTGTGGACACAAACTTGACTGTTGTTG TTCTGCCCCAAGTGACGATCGCCCAGCTGCCACTCACAGCGTATGTGCAGGAAGACGTCACTCTGACCTGTCAATCAGGCAGTTTCCCGGGATCTACATACAACTGGACAAG AGTGGACGGAGCAGCTCTACCAGGTGGAGCGACGTTTTACGAAGGGTACGAGCTGGTCCTACCGAAGGCCGTCCTGTCTGATGCCGGGCAGTACCGATGTGTGGCCGACAACGGCTACGGGACGGACACCGGCACATACCTGCTCACTCTGCACG ATAGAACAACCACCAAGCCACCCACACAACCGCCTAATCCAGAAACGACTAAAGCAG GCGGTGACGAGGAGACTCCCAAACCCCGGACGACAGACAGTACGGGGCTGGTGGTGGGGTTGGTGCTGGGTCTGCTGGCAGCCATAGTGTTGGCCGCCGGGATCATCTACTACTGTCGGAACAAGGGCAGTGGCAGCA gtaaaaaGGCAGAAAAGAAGACCAAGCAGCAGTCTGCGGGGTCCCAGAG CAGGCATGCGGACATGGAAGCGGGAACGGGCCGTCCCGAGAGCTGGGAGGCGCCAAAACCCAGGAACGACTCACCCAAGAAGAGGACGGGGGTGTTCGACACCACTGATGTCGTG ggtcCGGCTGATGACGACTTGGACTATTCGAAACAGGACATCAAACCCCCGGGGCCTGATGGGAAAAATGGCGTCCACGACAAGAGGAATTTAGACGGATATGTTTAA